Proteins from one Panicum virgatum strain AP13 chromosome 7K, P.virgatum_v5, whole genome shotgun sequence genomic window:
- the LOC120640649 gene encoding uncharacterized protein LOC120640649, with protein MPAGAAADEETNSSSSDSSIYLVSTSDPEEVATQLGVSEAKLIGGNVVGSLRFESRDCERSFLASASHSFSFPLLERRLMRTGVPNMLQCAEDLALKSLVASRCAAWQLRAEGMQSSRAAELEERIAALEKEKADLQASLASARSEVDATSKQLTEACQRASAAEEEAKKVEERRTKTKETLGRFCEVIASGAELLQADIHNLLERFGLTPPELSEEDNVGVAELFRWLRVCVAMADTGSLFYGDLSAAIAARALSASVCGLLLADSGNSGSITKAQLRTLCDRSFQWPSAEAMRPEVLPALPNNIAKNFAETFFRERGRGLVQLEGECLKEQLQAKAEAWAREVVGDAAARDLPDSDPKAASGSAEGDDGRGAGDGAPGEV; from the exons ATGCCTGCCGGTGCTGCTGCCGATGAAGAAACGAACTCCAGCTCCTCGGACAGCAGCATCTACCTTGTCAGCACCTCGGATCCCGAAGAGGTGGCCACACAACTGGGTGTCTCGGAGGCCAAGCTTATAGGTGGCAATGTTGTGGGCAGCCTCCGGTTCGAAAGCCGTGATTGCGAACGGAGCTTTCTTGCTTCCGCAAGCCATTCCTTCAGCTTCCCACTCCTGGAGCGGAGGCTAATGAGGACCGGAGTGCCCAACATGCTCCAGTGTGCCGAAGACCTGGCCTTGAAGTCTCTGGTGGCTTCGCGCTGCGCCGCTTGGCAGCTCCGAGCCGAAGGCATGCAGTCCTCACGTGCGGCGGAATTGGAAGAAAGAATTGCTGCcctggagaaggagaaggctgATCTCCAAGCTTCGCTCGCCTCAGCCCGCTCCGAGGTCGATGCGACCTCGAAGCAGCTCACCGAGGCCTGTCAGCGAGCCAGTGCCGCGgaggaggaagccaagaaggTGGAGGAGCGTCGGACCAAGACGAAGGAGACATTGGGTCGGTTCTGCGAAGTTATCGCTTCCGGTGCCGAGCTGCTCCAAGCAGATATCCACAATCTGCTCGAGAGGTTTGGGCTGACGCCCCCTGAGTTGTCTGAGGAAGATAACGTTGGGGTGGCTGAGCTGTTCCGCTGGCTTCGCGTCTGCGTGGCTATGGCTGACACTGGCAGTCTCTTCTACGGAGACCTGAGCGCAGCCATCGCTGCCCGTGCTCTGAGCGCCTCAGTGTGCGGTCTCCTTCTGGCGGATTCGGGCAACTCCGGGAGTATCACGAAGGCGCAGCTTCGCACGCTTTGCGACCGATCATTCCAGTGGCCGTCTGCCGAGGCCATGCGGCCCGAGGTCCTACCTGCGCTGCCCAACAACATTGCCAAGAACTTTGCTGAGACGTTTTTCCGAGAGAGGGGTCGCGGGCTGGTTCAGCTAGAGGGCGAATGCCTGAAGGAGCAG CTGCAAGCCAAAGCCGAAGCCTGGGCTCGCGAAGTGGTGGGGGATGCCGCTGCTAGGGACCTCCCAGATTCTGACCCCAAGGCGGCGAGTGGCAGCGCTGAAGGCGACGATGGCCGAGGAGCCGGCGATGGAGCGCCCGGAGAGGTGTGA